Sequence from the Nocardioides exalbidus genome:
GTCCTCCAGCTCACCGAGGTCGACCGCCGCGACGACGGCACGTTCGACATCGTGGCCGTCGCGCGCGAGCGGATGATGCTCGAGGAGATGCAGCGCGGCGAGGAGTTCCCGCACGGCGTGGTCGCCAAGCTCGGCGAGCCGGAGGTCGACGTGCCGACCGAGGTGCTCGACCGTGCGCGCTCGACCTTCACCGCCTTCCGCGCGGCGATGACCGCACTCCAGGGCGACCCGTTCAGCGGCACGCTCCCCCGCGACCCCGACTACCTCGCCTGGACGCTCTCGGCACTCACCCCGCTGCCGATGGCCGAGCGGCAGTCGCTGCTCGAGGCGGAGGACGCCACCGAGCGCCTCGAGCTGGTCACCCGTCTCCTCACCGAGGAGCTCCGGGCGATCAACGTGATCCCGTCGCTGCCCGCCACGCAGGTCGCCCGCACCGCGTGGTCCCCCAACTAGATCCGCTGATGGCGAAGAAGTCGAAGACCGTCGGGGGTACGCCGGCCACGGTGGCGCTGAGCGCCGCCGGCATCGCGTTCGAGGTGCGGGCCTACGAGCACGATCCTCACGCGGAGTCCTACGGGCTGGAGGCCGCGGAGGCCCTCGACGCCGACCCGGCCACGGTGTTCAAGACGCTGCTCGCCTCCCTCGACCCGTCGACGGGCTCAGGGCGACGCGACACGCTCGTGGTCGGGATCGTGCCGGTCACCGGGCAGCTGGACCTCAAGGCGCTGGCGCGGGCCCTGGGCGGGAGCAAGGCCGTGATGGCCGAGGTCGCCGCCGCCGAGCGCGCCACCGGCTACGTCGCGGGAGGCATCTCCCCGATCGGGCAGAAGCGCGCGCACCCGACCGTGCTGGACGCCTCCGCCCTCGACCACGACACCATCCTGGTCTCGGGTGGGCGGCGCGGGTTCGACATCGCGCTCGCACCACGCGACCTGGTGGCGATCACCGGAGCGGTGACCGCCACCATCGGTCGCTAGGTCTGGCGGCCTGTCGGATCAGTTGGTCGTCAGCTTGAGCATGCCGTGGACGACGTCGCCGTCGACCCACCCGCTGACCCCGAACGACGAGAGCGGCTCGAGGTTCTT
This genomic interval carries:
- the ybaK gene encoding Cys-tRNA(Pro) deacylase; protein product: MAKKSKTVGGTPATVALSAAGIAFEVRAYEHDPHAESYGLEAAEALDADPATVFKTLLASLDPSTGSGRRDTLVVGIVPVTGQLDLKALARALGGSKAVMAEVAAAERATGYVAGGISPIGQKRAHPTVLDASALDHDTILVSGGRRGFDIALAPRDLVAITGAVTATIGR
- a CDS encoding LON peptidase substrate-binding domain-containing protein, giving the protein MSEQLPMFPLNTVVFPGMSLPLHVFEDRYRLLVRHLLTVEDPAQRVFGTVAIREGYEVGDHGAQSVYRVGCVLQLTEVDRRDDGTFDIVAVARERMMLEEMQRGEEFPHGVVAKLGEPEVDVPTEVLDRARSTFTAFRAAMTALQGDPFSGTLPRDPDYLAWTLSALTPLPMAERQSLLEAEDATERLELVTRLLTEELRAINVIPSLPATQVARTAWSPN